In the genome of Phaeodactylum tricornutum CCAP 1055/1 chromosome 20, whole genome shotgun sequence, one region contains:
- a CDS encoding predicted protein has translation MDTSTHKSKHNFLFRKANAVRKQRAFKDRSDRQTPVNTVAKKHGESIEELLVTQNLFDEGTLRPGFGREKRFTRYKKVKQATIDVNRSSEKVVDPMKDEGVIRQDFSAEKVFSKHADSTVDNPAVNTDKQKTVDVAETREEASAPISPDRNKVVGVKEERSESHNEEEQSAGISLLTAPATGYFCGCV, from the coding sequence ATGGACACTTCAACGCACAAATCGAAGCACAATTTCTTGTTCCGGAAAGCCAACGCCGTCCGAAAGCAGAGGGCTTTCAAAGACCGTTCAGACCGACAGACGCCGGTGAACACTGTGGCCAAGAAGCATGGGGAGTCGATCGAAGAACTACTTGTCACACAGAATCTTTTTGATGAAGGCACTCTGCGACCGGGttttggaagagaaaaaagatTTACGAGATACAAGAAAGTTAAACAGGCAACTATAGATGTCAACAGATCTTCGGAAAAGGTTGTCGATCCTATGAAAGATGAAGGAGTGATTCGTCAGGACTTTTCAGCTGAGAAGGTTTTCAGCAAGCATGCCGATAGCACGGTGGACAATCCCGCAGTCAATACCGACAAGCAGAAAACCGTAGACGTGGCAGAAACTAGAGAGGAAGCATCAGCCCCTATAAGTCCGGATAGAAACAAGGTAGTAGGAGTTAAAGAAGAAAGGAGCGAGTCACACAATGAGGAGGAACAAAGTGCGGGAATTAGCCTTTTGACTGCGCCAGCGACGGGGTACTTCTGTGGGTGTGTCTAA
- a CDS encoding predicted protein: MRPRKGSRTRKSTRGRTWQKEIEDDDIGYAAKLGTKLSDLSNSSEEEVGASTADESTDRFISFERDLRQKHSKACKAMSKAVYHVALEEFESILADLLSRYGERHERVGAALHNVAIANLRAGSLDDAMDAIEEAIKIRSRAVGRSHPKVADSLVELGIILLSMEEHDDSLKVFQRALKLRKEEQNDVLSDDDLDESNLKIAKVLNNIGCVSFEKGELVEAKQSFEQAIVLQKGVFHSWFNMLCGADSNSPGILTMASTMCNKGYVEIEQENYLEAVKVFTESLQIQKSVLGSGNKLVQSSLDNLGYAYVMLNQNEKALKAYGEIWNAQRYSNDPKEEKVETLRKVIASYGQLKDWANVFPALEALEDLLLDMDDDKKEMTKTRKLLGEVNYQLLKLPSLSGATTRAFGCGVCTGPTEEEVNLDDWLIRKPDNTSKMSGHRVTHA; this comes from the exons ATGAGACCTAGGAAGGGATCCAGAACGCGGAAGTCGACTAGGGGAAGGACATGGCAAAAGGAGATTGAAGACGATGACATCGGATATGCTGCAAAGCTCGGGACGAAGCTCTCAGATCTCTCGAACTCTTCAGAAGAGGAGGTCGGTGCGAGCACCGCTGACGAAAGTACTGATAGGTTTAtctctttcgaaagagaCCTTCGTCAGAAGCATTCAAAAGCTTGCAAAGCTATGTCG AAAGCTGTCTATCACGTAGCTCTTGAAGAGTTCGAATCAATTCTTGCTGACCTTTTGTCTCGCTACGGTGAACGGCATGAACGTGTCGGTGCCGCCTTGCACAACGTAGCAATCGCCAATCTCAGAGCCGGGAGTTTAGACGACGCGATGGATGCTATTGAAGAGGCCATTAAAATTCGGTCTCGGGCTGTTGGTCGATCACATCCGAAAGTAGCAGATTCCCTGGTGGAGCTGGGCATTATCTTGCTTTCCATGGAAGAACACGACGACTCActcaaagtcttccaacgGGCATTGAAGCTTCGGAAGGAAGAGCAGAATGATGTTCTGTCGGACGACGATTTAGACGAAAGCAATTTAAAGATCGCCAAGGTTTTGAACAACATTGGCTGTGTTAGTTTCGAAAAAGGAGAGCTGGTAGAAGCCAAGCAATCATTTGAACAAGCAATAGTCCTCCAGAAAGGGGTCTTTCACAGCTGGTTCAACATGCTTTGTGGAGCAGACTCCAACAGTCCTGGTATTTTGACAATGGCGTCAACAATGTGCAACAAGGGCTACGTCGAAATCGAGCAAGAGAACTATCTTGAAGCAGTAAAAGTTTTCACGGAGTCATTACAAATTCAAAAATCAGTTTTAGGATCGGGCAATAAGCTTGTACAAAGCTCACTCGACAACCTTGGCTACGCTTATGTAATGTTGAATCAAAATGAAAAGGCTTTGAAGGCCTACGGAGAAATATGGAACGCTCAGAGATATTCAAACGATccaaaagaagagaaagtTGAGACTCTACGAAAAGTCATTGCGTCTTATGGACAGCTGAAGGATTGGGCAAACGTGTTTCCAGCTCTCGAAGCTCTTGAGGATCTGTTGCTCGATATGGATGACGATAAAAAAGAGATGACAAAGACAAGGAAACTGCTAGGCGAAGTCAACTATCAGCTGTTGAAGCTGCCGTCGCTTTCGGGTGCGACAACGCGTGCCTTCGGTTGTGGTGTGTGTACTGGTCCTACTGAGGAGGAAGTGAACTTGGATGATTGGTTGATAAGAAAGCCCGACAACACAAGCAAGATGTCAGGACACCGAGTTACACATGCCTGA
- a CDS encoding predicted protein, whose product MLPGFVAGHYDHDQIHLDLNQLCHVANARLVHAAACKITYRNGGGGLVYLNDGRPPIRYDCVSIDIGSAPAYGDVVCQPGVVPVKPIANFCTAYQALVNRWENETPSSTAANDQDTTSTNGTRAEPPSPYVVAVVGGGAGGLELALSVQYRLRSINPNAPLRLLVVTRGKTILEGHNHRVQAKFQRIMQERNIEIYYLATVVKVAEDSSTMRKRLILSPEGAAVHGRDSFVVDACLWCVTAGVAPWLKADTPFATTKQGFLRVHDTYESIEHPGVFAAGDCCHVDKHPRPKAGVFAVRAGPYLLDNLLRYVSSKPLISHKPQSHFLGILATGNKYGVASKSWWLATEGSWIWTWKDYIDRTWMAKYSTDLPDLKDMMANQKHSTQQSGQQTNAFVASKGDEVLQAFTSDPMRCGGCGAKVGATIVSRVLAAVYERQIERAKLLGLPQPSRIDHDDAAVQILPNKAGGAIVQTIDYFREIVKDPFTFGKIVAVHALSDIHAMGATPQTAMTLAVAPFAADEEVTESTLLHLLSGVSDILQDENVQLVGGHTCEGLELACGLSVQGYTDNPKLLLRKQGGAIGDKIVLTKPIGTGALFAADMRARCKGSYMSEALDSMIHSNCHASQVAMRAKGIRSCTDVTGFGLIGHLLEMLMANETVKELDSIGAVVNIGDIDFLRGGLEASANGIFSTLQSQNGRNRRAIVNHTEAAEKYPVKYPLLFDPQTAGGLMFFVDALSASEFLAELRAADVNAHIVGELVSYPAESNAAAGFSESVCTIGSGGAVTGKRIRVR is encoded by the exons ATGCTTCCCGGCTTCGTGGCGGGACACTACGATCACGATCAGATTCATCTGGATCTGAATCAGTTATGTCACGTGGCCAATGCACGACTCGTTCACGCGGCGGCCTGCAAAATTACCTACCGcaacggtggcggtggactCGTCTACCTGAACGATGGCCGTCCCCCCATACGGTACGATTGCGTTTCCATTGATATCGGGAGTGCCCCGGCGTATGGTGACGTTGTGTGCCAGCCCGGTGTGGTACCAGTCAAACCGATCGCCAATTTTTGCACAGCTTACCAAGCACTCGTCAACCGTTGGGAAAATGAAACACCATCGTCCACAGCAGCAAATGACCAGGACACGACGTCAACCAACGGCACAAGGGCAGAACCGCCAAGCCCCTACGTCGTGGcggttgttggtggtggtgcggGAGGGTTGGAACTCGCCTTGTCAGTTCAATATCGGTTGCGAAGCATCAACCCAAATGCTCCGTTACGCCTCTTGGTTGTCACGCGCGGGAAGACAATACTGGAAGGACACAATCATCGAGTCCAGGCCAAGTTCCAACGCATTATGCAGGAAAGAAATATCGAAATTTACTACCTCGCCACCGTTGTAAAGGTGGCAGAAGACTCATCCACAATGCGCAAGCGCCTTATTCTTTCGCCAGAAGGCGCCGCTGTGCACGGCCGAGACTCATTCGTCGTCGATGCTTGTTTATGGTGCGTCACGGCGGGTGTCGCGCCGTGGCTGAAAGCTGACACGCCATTCGCCACGACGAAGCAAGGATTTCTCCGTGTCCACGATACGTACGAATCAATTGAACATCCTGGAGTCTTCGCCGCCGGCGATTGCTGTCACGTAGACAAGCATCCGAGACCCAAAG CTGGAGTATTTGCTGTACGGGCCGGACCATACTTGCTTGACAACTTGCTGCGATATGTTTCTTCAAAGCCCCTTATTTCGCACAAACCCCAAAGTCATTTTCTGGGTATTTTAGCGACCGGGAACAAGTATGGTGTAGCGTCGAAATCATGGTGGTTAGCCACGGAAGGATCTTGGATATGGACCTGGAAAGATTACATTGATCGTACCTGGATGGCCAAATACAGTACTGATCTACCCGATCTTAAAGACATGATGGCGAATCAAAAGCACTCAACTCAGCAAAGCGGCCAACAAACgaatgcttttgttgcttCTAAAGGGGACGAAGTACTGCAGGCCTTTACATCAGATCCAATGCGGTGTGGAGGGTGCGGCGCCAAAGTTGGGGCCACGATCGTTTCACGCGTCTTGGCAGCTGTCTACGAACGGCAAATTGAACGAGCTAAATTATTGGGGCTGCCCCAGCCGTCACGGATCGATCACGACGATGCAGCGGTTCAGATACTTCCAAATAAAGCAGGTGGCGCCATTGTTCAAACTATTGACTACTTTCGAGAAATCGTAAAGGATCCATTTACCTTCGGGAAAATTGTGGCAGTCCATGCTCTAAGCGATATCCACGCTATGGGGGCGACTCCCCAAACAGCCATGACACTGGCTGTTGCACCGTTTGCTGCTGACGAAGAGGTAACAGAATCGACTCTATTGCATTTACTTAGTGGAGTCAGTGATATTTTGCAGGATGAAAATGTGCAGCTTGTTGGTGGACACACTTGTGAAGGATTGGAGTTAGCATGCGGATTGAGTGTCCAAGGATATACGGATAATCCGAAACTGCTCTTACGTAAGCAAGGTGGTGCAATAGGAGATAAAATCGTCTTGACCAAGCCAATAGGTACCGGGGCACTCTTTGCAGCCGACATGAGGGCTCGTTGTAAAGGCTCATATATGTCGGAAGCCCTCGACAGCATGATTCACAGCAATTGCCATGCAAGCCAAGTTGCGATGCGAGCAAAGGGCATCAGATCGTGCACTGACGTCACTGGTTTCGGTCTCATTGGTCATTTGCTCGAAATGCTCATGGCAAACGAAACGGTTAAGGAATTGGACAGCATCGGCGCGGTAGTAAACATTGGCGATATCGATTTTCTACGCGGTGGGTTAGAGGCATCTGCGAATGGCATTTTTTCGACACTCCAATCACAAAACGGGCGAAATCGACGCGCTATTGTCAATCACACTGAAGCCGCTGAAAAGTATCCGGTCAAGTACCCACTATTGTTCGACCCTCAGACTGCTGGCGGTCTAATGTTTTTCGTCGATGCTCTGAGTGCTAGTGAATTTCTAGCTGAACTACGTGCGGCTGATGTGAATGCCCATATAGTGGGAGAGCTAGTTTCATATCCTGCAGAAAGTAATGCGGCCGCCGGTTTCTCCGAGAGTGTTTGCACGATTGGAAGTGGCGGAGCAGTGACGGGCAAAAGGATCCGTGTGCGGTAA
- a CDS encoding predicted protein has protein sequence TLAPEEELRIEVPFQKQTACIITLQKGSAELYGVELALHKSYTFPEGGLKIAVFTWHGCVLDVDVHVNTHAQLEALRDQAAAGFAPQHSTNNDTSGVPATLGPRVLVVGPPESGKSTVTKTLLAYAVKLGRLPLWVDLDPVDNGISIPGTLAACPVTRDTVTIESWATTGIPSHATTASTSSRPLPDLFRAQVTALGQKINARLAGDELAYSSGIIVNTNGWIQEEGFQLLMHTVEALQISVVLVLGHDKLYSMFKSQSKLQQETPQTTQQPRQDWKVIKLPRSGGVATRDAGFLRSCKSRALKRYFYGELIESSNQKTSISSTNAASAVNATPASRVPQLTPFLIQLPWGDLTLYKLSSMTLSASLLPVAAAQTTEAVQITRISQLADVSAQTILAVCHPQAVVTYEKSQDAADLYTSGVAGFVNVERIVAETETLHLLTPCAGTLPSMTLIWGNISWME, from the exons ACACTGGCTCCAGAAGAGGAACTTCGTATCGAAGTCCCATTTCAAAAGCAAACTGCCTGTATTATAACGCTCCAGAAAGGCTCGGCAGAATTGTACGGCGTCGAACTCGCCTTGCACAAATCGTACACCTTTCCTGAAGGCGGTCTCAAAATTGCCGTCTTTACCTGGCACGGCTGCGTTCTCGATGTGGACGTCCACG TGAATACGCACGCGCAGTTGGAAGCGCTCCGTGACCAAGCTGCCGCTGGCTTTGCACCTCAACACTCCACCAACAACGACACGAGTGGTGTACCGGCGACTCTTGGTCCACGCGTACTCGTGGTTGGACCGCCTGAATCCGGGAAATCCACCGTCACTAAAACGCTATTGGCCTACGCCGTCAAACTGGGACGACTTCCACTATGGGTAGACCTCGATCCCGTGGACAACGGCATCAGCATTCCGGGAACCTTGGCGGCGTGCCCCGTGACCCGGGACACCGTCACGATCGAATCTTGGGCAACGACCGGTATTCCCTCCCACGCCAC CACAGCGTCCACATCCTCACGACCCTTGCCAGACTTGTTTCGTGCCCAAGTTACGGCGTTGGGTCAAAAAATTAATGCGCGACTCGCCGGGGACGAATTGGCCTATTCTTCCGGTATAATTGTTAATACTAACGGATGGATTCAGGAGGAAGGCTTTCAGCTCCTAATGCACACCGTTGAGGCCCTCCAAATATCCGTTGTATTGGTATTAGGCCACGATAAACTATACAGCATGTTCAAAAGCCAGAGCAAACTCCAACAAGAAACGCCACAAACAACACAGCAACCACGACAGGATTGGAAAGTCATCAAGCTACCTCGTTCGGGGGGCGTCGCCACACGCGATGCAGGATTTTTGCGCTCTTGCAAATCGCGAGCACTGAAGCGTTACTTTTACGGCGAGTTGATCGAGTCGAGCAAccaaaagaccagcatctcgTCTACCAACGCTGCATCTGCTGTCAACGCAACCCCCGCATCGCGCGTTCCACAACTCACACCCTTTCTCATTCAACTGCCTTGGGGTGATTTGACCCTTTACAAACTTTCCTCCATGACCTTGTCGGCGTCACTCTTGCCTGTGGCCGCCGCCCAAACCACCGAAGCCGTTCAGATTACCCGAATCTCACAGCTAGCCGATGTTTCGGCACAAACAATTTTAGCCGTTTGTCATCCCCAAGCTGTGGTAACGTACGAAAAGTCGCAGGATGCGGCCGATCTATACACGTCGGGGGTGGCAGGTTTCGTGAACGTAGAACGTATTGTGGCCGAAACCGAAACACTCCATTTACTAACTCCCTGTGCCGGGACTTTACCATCCATGACACTAATATGGGGGAACATATCCTGGATGGAATAG